The genomic stretch GTTACAAACCCTTATGAAACCTTACACCTCAGACCCACATCGAATACTCCAACAGATTAATTGCCACGACCACAAGCGTGGATGGTCCATATCCATCTCATGGGGATACTCCATTCAGATCTACACTTACTTCTTGAGCGCTAAGGATCTAGAGACGCCGTTGCAGACCTTCAAAACCTGGCGGTCTTTTAGCGATGGGCCTTTCACGTTTAACACAAGGCCCTTGAGACCTGACCCTTGTGAGCGTCCCGTCACTTATTTCATGGATGGAGCAGAGGATGTGAGGGATAGTGGGACGAAAACTTGGTATAGTGTAGCGGATAAGAACTATGGTCATTGCGGAAAGAGTGAGTATTCTCGGGTTAGTAAAGTGAAGAGGATATTGGTGACTTCGATGAAGATGGATCCTGAGTATTGGAACAAGGTTAGTGTCTTTGGTTTGTTACATACTGAATTTATGTGAGAATAGGTTTTTGAAGCTTTATAGTTaatatccttttttttgttgataGGCACCAAGGAGACAGTGCTGCGAGTTGTTggaaggaggaggaagaggaagtgAGAAAGAAATGTCAATAAGGATTAGGAAGTGTTCATCTTTGGAGATGATATAAAAGAAACTCGAAAATCTAAACAATTTTAGTACTGACCAAAAGATTCCGGTTATGTTTTGGTTACTTAAGTACAACCGAACCAACGAGACAATGAAAGGCTCACTGAGAGAGGAAAGCACGAAGCCCTCGCTAGTATGCTGATGTTTATCTCACTTTTGCTGTGCACGTATCGTTGTATGATAAGAGCATATACAGCAATTTGGTAAAGGAAGCTAGCGTAGTTGATTAAAACATTGATCTCGTGTATGTTCGGTCTAGTTTAGAAAAGATATTCAAATGTCTCGGATAAGATAAGATGTTAAAATATTCAGCTTGGCGCTTTTTTTCTTGGTGGTTAAGACATTGGAAACAAACAGTTACGTGACTGTTGGGCCATCATTAGGTCAGAAGCACAAGGAGGCGTTGGGGTCTTGCCCATGGACTAATTAATATGCCACATGTTTGGTCCTTGTGACAAAATGAACCACACCACATCACAACTTGATCTTTCTGTATTTTCCTGCTACTTACGGTTTGTTATAGTTGAGAAAAGATTAGATTTGGTAGCCATATATGATAATGACTCGATAAATAAAGAATTCAGAAGTAAATGAATCAAAATTTTCAAGTTCTGTCACATGCTAAGCCGTGGCCTTTTTATCTCTACCTAGGCTCACCATCTTACTATATAATGTAATGATCCATAATCGTTGTAAGCAAGCAGAATAATATCAACAACAaagttatcttcttcttcaaaccTCCTTAAGCTTCCTCAAGCTTACAAACAGAGTGAATCTAATGAGCTCATACGACAAGGGAACTCATACGCCTTATCATCCAAGGTCTCCAGTAATCATTGGGAGAATAATTAATAGATCTAATCCAATCCAAGCTTGAGTTCCAAGGAAATGCACATACATCACACATGTCGTGATCACTGATCACCACTATTCACACACAGACAAAAAATCACCTAAGTCTACAAGCTTGAGTACCTCGTCGATACCAAACCGGTGGTTACTAAACCGTCGTTACCAAAACGGTGAATACTAAACCGATTCGTCCGCTTTATTCAGTCGATGAGATTCAAATACTCATGTTTTTGGTTCGGTTGAATCTTTAACCGGCTCACTTCTTTTTCAGTCAAGGAAGTTAAAAGATTTggctaaataaaaaaatattataaactcaCAAGGAGGAAAAGAAGATTTATCCAAGAAAACATCTGACCATAGTTGCTCGtcgttaccaaaaaaaaaggtggTTACAAACCGGTTCGTTTGCTTCATTCAATCAATAAGGGTAACCGGTTCATGTTTTTGGTTCGTTTCGGTTGAATCCTTAACTGTTTTAACGGTAAAAAGAACCACAGTCGTTTCCTTCTTCTTATCCAAGAATCTCTGATACGATACGACTCAGAATCTTTCTCAGAGCGCGCTCATGGCTTCGTCTTCAAGGCGTTCATGGTCGCTGTCCCTTATGCCACCGAAGATACTACAAGAAATCTTTTACAAGACTCCGGCGGAAGCTCTCATCCGATCAAAACCCACGTGCAAGGAATGGTACGCTCTCATCACCGACAAAAGATTCATCAACGAACACTTCAACCGCTCCAAAGAACACTTCATAAGAATCTTCGATGATACGGTAGAAATCATGGATCCAGTGACCACAACAAGCTCAGTTTCATCAGTCCCAGACGAGCTACGACAACATCCGTACGAGATAACTTTGGTGTACCCACTCATGGTTCACTGCGACGGACTCATGCTGGTTGCGTACGATATTGATGATTGTAGTTGCGGAAGCGACGGATCAAGACTCCCCAACCTCGCGCTTTGGAATCCTGTTTTGAAAAACCTCAGATGGGTCGAACCCTCACGAGGTATCACGAGTTATGATCTCCACGGGATTGGATACGACAAGAACAACCGTAGCGATGGTTACAAGATCTTGAGGTTTATTAGGGTCCCTGGGGAGGTCCAGGGTTATGGAGATGTTGAGATTTATGAGTGCAAGACGTGTTCTTGGAGAACCCTTGATGTCGAGCTTGATTATGCAGGTGTCATGCGTAAATGGGTGGCTGTGATGGGTAACATGTATTGGATTGCTTATACagttgaagaagatgatgaagaagaagtgttCATTCGTTGTATCGATTTCTCAGATGAAACGTTCAAGGACATATGCTTCTGTCCAACCTCTGATTATGATAATAGTCACCTAGCTTTTTTCGACGGAGATAGCTTGTCGTTGCTACAACAAGACCAAGCGTCGAAGAAGATCCAAGTGTGGGTTTCAAGCAAGTTGGGTGATGGTGATGTCTCGTTTAGCAAATATTTCAGCTTGTCCGGTTCGGTTCTTCCGGCGTTACGGGTCCACGAAAATGCGGCTAGTCCTGTCTACTGCTTTGTGAAGCCGAAGAGTAGTGTCATCGTCTGGTGCGTGGGAGTTGAAAGAGAAGGTGATAAGGTTTGTACTTGCCTTACTAGTTATGAGATTGATAAGGATGGGGTGAGAGATAGAAAGGTGACAAAACGATACAACGTGCATGACTTTTCTGGGGCCTTCGTCTGTGGCTACGTGTACGTTCCAAGTATGATCCCTCTTCCATGGGCAAGAGATGATTAGGGTTTTTGTTTCGTGTTCTTCAAGCTTTCGTTTTGCTCTTTGTTCTTTGATCTTCTGCCATATGTATATATCTTGAAAGGAACTATGATACTGCTGTTTTGTGCAGATGTTACTGAATATGACgttggttttggtttttgtaTTACAATACTCTTGACAAGTTTTAGTTTATGGTTGCACTGTTATAGAATGTCTGTCTCAGTAATGTTAACGTTGCTTTCGGTGCTGGTATGGGCTTAGTCATTGGAAACAGCTACGTGACTGTTGGGCCATCATTAGGTCAAAAGCACAAGGAGGCGTTGGGGTCTTGGTGATGGACTAATTAACATGCCACATGTTTGGTCCTTGTGACAAAACGAACCACATCACAACTTGATCTTTCTGTATTTTCCTCATACTTACGGTTTGTTGTAGTTGTTAAAAGATTTATTTATGGATGTTAGATTTGGTAACCATATATGATAGTGACTCATTCATTAgtaaacaaatcaaaattttcaaggTATTTGATCTCACAAAGTAACGGTGCCCCCAAGAAGATTAAAACCCAAAATTCTCATGGAGCTCTGATTACtattatttgtttttcctttaGACTCCACCAGTTTTCTTGCTTCTGATTAATTCCTTAAGCTCTGCAAACTTCTTCTTGCATTGAATCATTGTTTTCCCAGGAACAGCAGCAGCTACTCTCTCCCATCTTTGGCTAGAGTCTTTGGGGAATGTCTTCAAAGCTTGAACCAAAGCTCTCTCTTGCACAACCGACCAACCATCTGCTTCTGAACTCCTCCCACTTGCTTCACCATCGTTGTTGTCTGAGCTTTTACCAACAACAGTCTCTTTAAATGTTTCTCCGAGCTCCTCCTCCCTAGTGGAGAGAGGTGACGCGATCGAAACCGTAGGTTTCCTTTTCTCGAGGAACGTGTCGAACGCCTTGGCGGAATCTGGTTTTTGAAGTAGAACCGTCTTAGTTGCTTTGAGAATCTCCTCCACGGTTCTCCCTGTACCAATGTAATCTGATATAACCTCCCATCTCCGAGATATCCCCTTTGGATATTTTATAATTCCTTTTCTCAGcttatcaatctcttctttgcTCCacggttgcttcttcttctgagTGTTATCTAATTTACTAGGCTCCGCGTTGACTTTCTCACTTTCTTTGTCTTCAGAGTTGACTTTCTCACATTCTTTGTCTTTAGAGTTGACTTTCTCACTTTCTTTCTCTTTAGAGTTGGCTTCGTGATCATTGATCACCTTTGCTAACTCTACCCCTTGTTTGTTTCCCATCGTATCACATAGACTCTGCAGCTGCTCGATGCTAAGTGACATGCATAGATTCACTACATCTTCCTTGGAGACGAGACGCTGAGCCAGGACATGAGCTGCGAGAGTTCTAAGACGGCTCCGTTCTTTGAGAAAGActtccttctctttctttcgttcttctgcttcttctttccTTCTCTTCTCTGCCTCGGCAGCGGCTTCCTCTTCCTGCTTCTTCTTAGCCATAAGctttgcttctttctttttctgcttcttaccctcttcctcctctcttcTTTTCAAGATCCTCGGGTCCATTCTATATGCATTCTCCACTAGATTCCGGATTCGAACATCGTCCTCCTGTCTAGCCTTGGCGGTCTTCTTGGCCTTCTCTCTCTCCATCCGCCTCCGCTCCTGCCGTGAATCAGCCTTCTCGAGATCATGCCTCCTCTCTTCGTAGTCAGGAAAGGCTCTTGAACTCTTGAAACCGTTCCAGAACCTGTAGAACTTATCAACCTCTTTCAAACTCGTCTTCTCGTCTCCCAAATCCGGTACACGCTGACCCGCTGACCACCTAGCAACTCCCTTAAAGGCTGGACCAAACACCTTGAAAAACTCTCTTGGCGTTAGCTCCTCCACGTCAACAACATCAAACTCGTCTGTGGAGTCGAAGATTCTCCTCTTGGTCGGATCCGTCAGCACCTCGTAAGCTTCTTGAATCGCTCTGAAACGAGACTCTATCTCCTCTTTCTTAGCCTCCTTCCCTTGTTGAGTCTCCTCAGCGGTGACGAGAGCAGCGAGTTTATCCGGATGATGCTTCAGCGCAGCTTCTCGGTAGCTTTTCTTTATCTGATCTTGCGTCGCAAGGTACCTCATGTTTCTCAATCCCAATAAGGCATAGGGGTCTTgtttctgctgctgctgctgtgtaccaggcttcttcttcttgttcttatTCTTCCCTTTGTTACCATATGGGTTGAATGAAGGAACGTACTCCTCCTCTTCATCATCGTCACCAACTCTCTTATCGCTACGTTTACCACCGTCACTGCGTGCCTCTGCGCATCCATGAAGTTTACGAGCAGCTGAGTGGAAGGCGTGACCAGCAGGTTCACGGTTCAAAGACTTCGCGGGAAGAGAATTGGAAAAGGCGTAGAATGGTTTTCCATCCACGAGCTCGTTAGAGTATGTAATTAGCTTAACGGGAGGGTTACTTCTCCCGATCGGCATGATGAAAAAGATTACAGAAAGATTGTTTAGCTTAGGGTTTTATCTACATATGTTAACCTATTAGAAGTAGTTGGCAAAGCTAAACCTATCAGATTATAACCGGTTTGGTTGTTCGAATAGGTCTATTCTTTTGATTTTGCCAACTTACAAATAGTTTGGGCCTAGGCCCATTTATCCAACTATTTGGGCCTAGCAACTTGGTCCTGAACACTACTACGCTTGTTAAGAGCTGGTCGACTAGATGATGATGCTATGGAGTTGATAGACTCAACGCCTGTTGAACCGATGAACATTGACCACACTTATGTATTGATATCAAGAATATATACAAACTCGTATAATCCAAAAAAAAGGATTCGAGAATATGGGTAGTGATGAGAGATAGGATTCAGTAAAGAGTATTGGGTGTGTAGTTACGTGGTTTACAAGGAACAGTTTACTTGCCTTTGGTTTGTTATGCAAGTCAAGAGCTAACAGAGGAAGTCTATAGAATTCTGTGGAGAGGTATCGAGCAGTAGGCGTGAGCATAGCGAGAGGTTAGCAGTAGCATTTGGGATTCTCAACACTAGTACAGGGAcgacatatatttttttatattttgtgataaaGAACCTG from Raphanus sativus cultivar WK10039 unplaced genomic scaffold, ASM80110v3 Scaffold1305, whole genome shotgun sequence encodes the following:
- the LOC130504019 gene encoding uncharacterized protein LOC130504019 yields the protein MPIGRSNPPVKLITYSNELVDGKPFYAFSNSLPAKSLNREPAGHAFHSAARKLHGCAEARSDGGKRSDKRVGDDDEEEEYVPSFNPYGNKGKNKNKKKKPGTQQQQQKQDPYALLGLRNMRYLATQDQIKKSYREAALKHHPDKLAALVTAEETQQGKEAKKEEIESRFRAIQEAYEVLTDPTKRRIFDSTDEFDVVDVEELTPREFFKVFGPAFKGVARWSAGQRVPDLGDEKTSLKEVDKFYRFWNGFKSSRAFPDYEERRHDLEKADSRQERRRMEREKAKKTAKARQEDDVRIRNLVENAYRMDPRILKRREEEEGKKQKKKEAKLMAKKKQEEEAAAEAEKRRKEEAEERKKEKEVFLKERSRLRTLAAHVLAQRLVSKEDVVNLCMSLSIEQLQSLCDTMGNKQGVELAKVINDHEANSKEKESEKVNSKDKECEKVNSEDKESEKVNAEPSKLDNTQKKKQPWSKEEIDKLRKGIIKYPKGISRRWEVISDYIGTGRTVEEILKATKTVLLQKPDSAKAFDTFLEKRKPTVSIASPLSTREEELGETFKETVVGKSSDNNDGEASGRSSEADGWSVVQERALVQALKTFPKDSSQRWERVAAAVPGKTMIQCKKKFAELKELIRSKKTGGV
- the LOC108858945 gene encoding F-box protein At3g08750-like produces the protein MASSSRRSWSLSLMPPKILQEIFYKTPAEALIRSKPTCKEWYALITDKRFINEHFNRSKEHFIRIFDDTVEIMDPVTTTSSVSSVPDELRQHPYEITLVYPLMVHCDGLMLVAYDIDDCSCGSDGSRLPNLALWNPVLKNLRWVEPSRGITSYDLHGIGYDKNNRSDGYKILRFIRVPGEVQGYGDVEIYECKTCSWRTLDVELDYAGVMRKWVAVMGNMYWIAYTVEEDDEEEVFIRCIDFSDETFKDICFCPTSDYDNSHLAFFDGDSLSLLQQDQASKKIQVWVSSKLGDGDVSFSKYFSLSGSVLPALRVHENAASPVYCFVKPKSSVIVWCVGVEREGDKVCTCLTSYEIDKDGVRDRKVTKRYNVHDFSGAFVCGYVYVPSMIPLPWARDD